A genomic segment from Aegilops tauschii subsp. strangulata cultivar AL8/78 chromosome 1, Aet v6.0, whole genome shotgun sequence encodes:
- the LOC109754650 gene encoding uncharacterized protein isoform X1, whose amino-acid sequence MFADAGFSFSAYSSSPPGPAYSYSYSYSSSPTVLSHPHPDHSSFSSPPSSAAPAQPPPPPLPLPLPLLHQQHQHQHQHQAAAAVATASNDDDDDAMYHHLGDMGQPSLISEYDLGAEGDLFKAPEPIIEEPLLALDPVAAAISMMSGGDNAMDDSIKVSDMGLSEVLYECEKELMEKSAIEETISELLDVKIPMLQVEDVPGELRASSSSTVAAGTGECSLQKSVSSGCLSSGDWMNGSAVRPNFLDFQGLDFEAAFGLRRAYSEGDIQKLGANTPRPGIAANVQASGERLVTISDLKSEERKQKLNRYRKKKIQRNFGRKIKYACRKALADSQPRVRGRFAKMDDGDMLKPRK is encoded by the exons ATgttcgccgacgccggcttcagCTTCTCCGCCTACTCTTCTTCGCCGCCGGGGCCGGcctactcctactcctactcatACTCTTCTTCCCCCACAGTCTTGTCCCACCCACACCCCGACCactcctccttctcctctccaCCATCCTCCGCTGCTCCGGCgcaaccgccgccgccacctctgcctctccctctccctctcctgcACCAACAACATCAACATCAGCATCAGCATCAAGCCGCCGCCGCTGTTGCTACTGCAtccaacgacgacgacgacgacgccatGTACCACCACCTC GGAGACATGGGGCAGCCATCCCTGATATCAGAGTATGACCTGGGAGCAGAAGGCGACCTGTTCAAGGCTCCGGAGCCCATAATCGAGGAGCCGCTGCTGGCCCTCGACCCGGTCGCCGCCGCCATCTCGATGATGTCCGGCGGGGACAACGCCATGGACGACAGCATCAAGGTCTCCGACATGGGGCTGAGCGAGGTGCTGTACGAGTGCGAGAAGGAGCTCATGGAGAAGTCGGCCATCGAGGAGACCATTTCCGAGCTGCTGGACGTCAAGATCCCCATGCTGCAGGTCGAGGACGTCCCCGGGGAGCTCAGGGCCTCCTCATCATCGACAGTTGCCGCCGGCACCGGCGAGTGCTCGCTCCAGAAGAGCGTCAGCTCCGGGTGCCTCAGCTCGGGCGACTGGATGAACGGGTCGGCGGTGAGGCCCAACTTCCTCGACTTCCAAGGGCTCGACTTCGAGGCCGCCTTCGGGCTCCGGCGAGCCTACAGCGAGGGTGACATTCAG AAGCTTGGTGCCAATACCCCTCGGCCTGGGATCGCGGCAAATGTGCAGGCATCTGGTGAGAGGCTTGTGACCATCAGCGACCTGAAAAGCGAGGAGAGGAAGCAGAAGCTCAACAGGTACAGGAAGAAGAAGATTCAGAGGAACTTTGGCAGAAAGATCAAG TATGCTTGCAGGAAGGCTCTGGCTGACAGCCAGCCGAGGGTGCGAGGGAGGTTCGCCAAGATGGACGACGGCGACATGCTCAAGCCCAGGAAGTAG
- the LOC109754650 gene encoding uncharacterized protein isoform X2, whose protein sequence is MFADAGFSFSAYSSSPPGPAYSYSYSYSSSPTVLSHPHPDHSSFSSPPSSAAPAQPPPPPLPLPLPLLHQQHQHQHQHQAAAAVATASNDDDDDAMYHHLGDMGQPSLISEYDLGAEGDLFKAPEPIIEEPLLALDPVAAAISMMSGGDNAMDDSIKVSDMGLSEVLYECEKELMEKSAIEETISELLDVKIPMLQVEDVPGELRASSSSTVAAGTGECSLQKSVSSGCLSSGDWMNGSAVRPNFLDFQGLDFEAAFGLRRAYSEGDIQLGANTPRPGIAANVQASGERLVTISDLKSEERKQKLNRYRKKKIQRNFGRKIKYACRKALADSQPRVRGRFAKMDDGDMLKPRK, encoded by the exons ATgttcgccgacgccggcttcagCTTCTCCGCCTACTCTTCTTCGCCGCCGGGGCCGGcctactcctactcctactcatACTCTTCTTCCCCCACAGTCTTGTCCCACCCACACCCCGACCactcctccttctcctctccaCCATCCTCCGCTGCTCCGGCgcaaccgccgccgccacctctgcctctccctctccctctcctgcACCAACAACATCAACATCAGCATCAGCATCAAGCCGCCGCCGCTGTTGCTACTGCAtccaacgacgacgacgacgacgccatGTACCACCACCTC GGAGACATGGGGCAGCCATCCCTGATATCAGAGTATGACCTGGGAGCAGAAGGCGACCTGTTCAAGGCTCCGGAGCCCATAATCGAGGAGCCGCTGCTGGCCCTCGACCCGGTCGCCGCCGCCATCTCGATGATGTCCGGCGGGGACAACGCCATGGACGACAGCATCAAGGTCTCCGACATGGGGCTGAGCGAGGTGCTGTACGAGTGCGAGAAGGAGCTCATGGAGAAGTCGGCCATCGAGGAGACCATTTCCGAGCTGCTGGACGTCAAGATCCCCATGCTGCAGGTCGAGGACGTCCCCGGGGAGCTCAGGGCCTCCTCATCATCGACAGTTGCCGCCGGCACCGGCGAGTGCTCGCTCCAGAAGAGCGTCAGCTCCGGGTGCCTCAGCTCGGGCGACTGGATGAACGGGTCGGCGGTGAGGCCCAACTTCCTCGACTTCCAAGGGCTCGACTTCGAGGCCGCCTTCGGGCTCCGGCGAGCCTACAGCGAGGGTGACATTCAG CTTGGTGCCAATACCCCTCGGCCTGGGATCGCGGCAAATGTGCAGGCATCTGGTGAGAGGCTTGTGACCATCAGCGACCTGAAAAGCGAGGAGAGGAAGCAGAAGCTCAACAGGTACAGGAAGAAGAAGATTCAGAGGAACTTTGGCAGAAAGATCAAG TATGCTTGCAGGAAGGCTCTGGCTGACAGCCAGCCGAGGGTGCGAGGGAGGTTCGCCAAGATGGACGACGGCGACATGCTCAAGCCCAGGAAGTAG
- the LOC109754656 gene encoding uncharacterized protein: MDDVYGIIEVFPQHFTPNKDPMDAAEGLSTSKSNMDPSPSPRRRSWTPKRVKGPASLLQLLSIPRIRWSSSNEDDDKIELTRAEVESLRSEIADADDRESQLKARLENIDEVLRYARLSGYLHIRSRWTQLPGEPPIIDDADVDDWLPRFVVLQGQCLYYYLKSTDLSPQESTLLRDVVEVGQLPNFVPEDGKTRYAFFILTRQGLRFECSSSCEIQVDSWVRAVRSDCKLAEAGAEAKSKTSGGWGKAKQNQPIPSLLVCLPTVGGLHNHPSLATNFSLPLSLTTHKQARKKGSPQAARMSSSSSSKLFHSACKAARSFLASSPASASAPRAASSVLADGRNAALATLANLGRNSTLPAAYAHHTNAAASSHGYAWIAAIPAAVYMLQDQEVHAAEMERTFIAIKPDGVQRGLISEIVSRFERKGYKLVAIKLVVPSKQFAEKHYHDLKERPFFSGLCDFLSSGPVLAMVWEGEGVIKYGRKLIGATDPSKSEPGTIRGDLAVVVGRNIIHGSDGPETAKDEIALWFQPKELVSYTSNEEKWIYGVN; the protein is encoded by the exons GGACCCCGAAACGAGTCAAGGGACCTGCGTCGCTTCTGCAACTCTTGTCTATTCCTCGCATTAGGTGGTCTTCCAGCAACGAGGATGACGACAAG ATCGAGTTGACCAGAGCTGAAGTAGAATCATTACGAAGTGAAATCGCCGATGCCGATGATAGAGAGTCCCAGTTAAAAGCCCG GTTAGAGAATATCGACGAAGTCTTGAGATATGCGCGCCTTTCTGGGTACCTCCATATTAGAAGT AGATGGACTCAACTTCCTGGGGAGCCGCCTATCATAGACGATGCCGATGTGGATGACTGGCTTCCCCGCTTTGTTGTCCTACAAGGACAGTGTTTATACTACTATCTGAAGTCTACAG ACCTGAGCCCGCAGGAATCGACGCTGCTGCGCGACGTGGTGGAGGTAGGTCAGCTCCCCAACTTTGTGCCGGAGGACGGGAAAACGAGATACGCCTTCTTCATACTGACCCGGCAGGGCCTGAGGTTCGAGTGCTCGAGCAGCTGTGAGATACAG GTGGATTCGTGGGTAAGGGCCGTAAGAAGCGACTGCAAACTGGCAGAGGCAGGTGCCGAGGCGAAGAGCAAGACGAGCGGTGGATGG GGCAAAGCAAAGCAAAACCAACCAATTCCTTCCTTGCTCGTCTGCCTGCCTACTGTAGGGGGACTACATAACCACCCATCACTAGCAACAAATTTCTCCCTCCCACTATCTCTCACAACtcacaagcaagcaaggaagaAAGGTTCTCCTCAGGCCGCCAGgatgagctcctcctcctcctccaagctctTCCACTCCGCCTGCAAGGCCGCCAGGTCCTTcctcgcctcctcccccgcctccgcctccgccccgCGCGCCGCCTCCTCCGTCCTCGCAG ACGGGAGGAACGCCGCGCTCGCCACCCTCGCCAACCTCGGCCGGAACTCCACCCTCCCCGCCGCATACGCCCACCACACcaacgccgccgcctcctcccacGGCTACGCATGGATCGCCGCCATCCCCGCCGCCG TGTACATGCTCCAGGATCAGGAGGTGCATGCCGCCGAG ATGGAACGCACCTTCATCGCCATCAAGCCTGACGGCGTCCAGAGAGGCCTC ATTTCTGAGATAGTGTCCCGATTCGAGAGAAAAGGGTACAAGCTTGTTGCCATCAAGCTGGTGGTTCCATCCAAGCAGTTTGCCGAGAAGCACTACCATGATCTCAAGGAAAGACCTTTCTTCAGTGGACTGTGCGACTTCCTCAGCTCCGGTCCCGTGCTTGCCATG GTATGGGAAGGAGAGGGCGTTATCAAGTACGGGAGGAAGCTGATCGGTGCCACGGACCCATCGAAATCTGAGCCAGGAACCATCAGGGGTGACCTTGCTGTTGTTGTTGGGAG AAACATCATCCACGGGAGCGATGGCCCGGAGACGGCCAAGGACGAGATCGCACTCTGGTTCCAGCCCAAGGAGCTGGTCTCTTACACCAGCAACGAGGAGAAGTGGATCTACGGTGTGAACTAA